The proteins below come from a single Malus domestica chromosome 03, GDT2T_hap1 genomic window:
- the LOC103440982 gene encoding zinc finger protein ZAT5-like (The RefSeq protein has 1 substitution compared to this genomic sequence), producing MEGQEELVVTNDQASQMIMIKGKRTKRQRPQSPNGLVTAAVTSSSSSACGAGTIGGGDHDYNYYGNSFTSPTTSGEIYESTEEEEDMANCLILLAQGYHVNPKQTIEERLAQNTNMGKAGFFVYECKTCNRTFPSFQALGGHRASHKKPKSMSSTEEMIKKSPPAAAPPTHHFITATTFEEFEDQSKQLIKYKSSPPPAIPIQVGNKPKIHECSICRSEFTSGQALGGHMRRHRTASAATNSNTISGSATATHVAVNNSSNNMIGSSTKLQRNVLPLDLNLPAPEDHDHHHHHHHRESKFQFVPTQQTTLVFNAPALVDCHY from the coding sequence ATGGAAGGCCAAGAAGAACTAGTCGTGACCAATGATCAAGCGTCACAGATGATCATGATCAAGGGCAAGCGTACCAAGCGACAGAGGCCTCAGTCCCCAAACGGGTTGGTCACCGCGGCAGTCACCTCTAGCTCATCCAGCGCCTGTGGCGCTGGTACAATTGGAGGAGGAGATCACGATTACAATTATTATGGAAATTCATTCACATCTCCCACAACTTCTGGTGAGATTTATGAGAGcacggaagaagaagaggacatGGCAAATTGCCTAATCCTCTTGGCTCAGGGTGATCATGTTAATCCAAAGCAGACCATTGAAGAAAGATTAGCACAAAATACTAACATGGGCAAGGCTGGTTTTTTTGTCTATGAGTGCAAAACATGCAACAGAACTTTCCCTTCATTTCAAGCACTGGGTGGCCACAGAGCAAGTCACAAGAAACCGAAGTCCATGAGTAGCACGGAGGAGATGATAAAAAAATCACCACCAGCGGCGGCTCCACCAACCCACCATTTCATCACAGCCACAACTTTTGAGGAATTTGAAGATCAAAGCAAGCAGTTAATCAAATATAAGAGCAGCCCACCTCCTGCAATTCCAATCCAAGTAGGTAATAAGCCTAAGATTCATGAGTGTTCGATCTGCCGGTCTGAGTTCACATCTGGTCAAGCACTTGGGGGCCACATGAGAAGGCACAGAACAGCATCTGCAGCAACCAATAGTAACACTATTAGTGGTAGTGCTACTGCTACACATGTGGCTGTGAATAATagtagcaataatatgattggCTCAAGTACCAAACTGCAGAGAAATGTTCTCCCACTGGATCTAAACCTTCCTGCACCAGAAGATCATGAtcatcaccaccatcaccatcatcgTGAGTCTAAGTTTCAGTTTGTGCCTACCCAACAAACTACCCTTGTCTTCAACGCCCCTGCTTTGGTGGATTGTCATtattaa
- the LOC103440981 gene encoding large ribosomal subunit protein bL9c-like: MASAASTLSWSSSSWLQSFAGNTNEATKLSDRRTGLVVIAQKKAKKARTIILKEDITDLGKKGQLLSVKAGYYRNYLLPLGKAQIVTPLLLKEMKVEEERIEAEKIRVKEEAEQLARIFETVGGFKVKRKGGKGKLIFGSVTPQDLVDIIKAQLNREVDKRIVSLPEIREVGEYIAELKLHPEVTAKVRVIVSAN, translated from the exons ATGGCATCCGCAGCATCGACTCTGTCATGGAGTTCTTCCTCGTGGCTTCAAAGCTTCGCCGGAAACACAAACGAAGCCACTAAATTGTCAGATAGAAGAACAGGATTGGTGGTTATCGCTCAGAAGAAAGCAAAGAAGGCTCGAACG ATAATTCTAAAGGAGGACATAACTGATCTGGGAAAGAAAGGGCAACTTCTAAGCGTGAAAGCTGGTTACTACAGGAATTATCTGCTGCCATTGGGGAAAGCCCAGATTGTCACTCCCCTGCTGCTCAA GGAAATGAAGGTGGAAGAGGAAAGGATTGAGGCAGAGAAAATACGG GTAAAAGAAGAGGCAGAGCAACTTGCTCGGATTTTTGAAACTGTTGGAGGTTTCAAGGTGAAGCGCAAAGGTGGAAAAGGGAAGTTAATTTTTGGAAG TGTGACACCCCAAGATCTCGTTGACATAATCAAGGCACAACTTAACAG GGAAGTGGACAAGCGCATTGTTTCTCTTCCAGAGATTCGAGAGGTAGGGGAATATATTGCAGAACTGAAGCTTCACCCAGAAGTCACTGCTAAAGTGCGAGTCATCGTTTCGGCTAACTAG
- the LOC103440980 gene encoding uncharacterized protein isoform X1 — MFVLTLILGCNFRDNFMEVFTWSILNISCVLSMARSRNAIVATGLVIFAAAGLAFPFYMASSPKPVIDPSKPLSPQATFRGPYINTGSRDVGPDYQTYPKK, encoded by the exons ATGTTTGTTCTCACTTTGATACTGGGCTGTAATTTTCGGGACAATTTCATGGAAGTGTTCACTTGGAGTATACTGAATA TTTCCTGCGTACTCTCCATGGCCCGATCACGGAACGCAATTGTTGCTACTGGCTTGGTAATTTTCGCAGCTGCAGGCTTGGCATTTCCCTTTTACATGGC GTCATCGCCAAAGCCTGTCATTGACCCATCAAAGCCACTATCACCCCAGGCAACATTTCGAGGGCCTTATATAAACACTGGTTCTCGTGACGTTGGACCTGACTATCAGACCTACCCGAAGAAGTGA
- the LOC103440980 gene encoding uncharacterized protein isoform X2 yields the protein MARSRNAIVATGLVIFAAAGLAFPFYMASSPKPVIDPSKPLSPQATFRGPYINTGSRDVGPDYQTYPKK from the exons ATGGCCCGATCACGGAACGCAATTGTTGCTACTGGCTTGGTAATTTTCGCAGCTGCAGGCTTGGCATTTCCCTTTTACATGGC GTCATCGCCAAAGCCTGTCATTGACCCATCAAAGCCACTATCACCCCAGGCAACATTTCGAGGGCCTTATATAAACACTGGTTCTCGTGACGTTGGACCTGACTATCAGACCTACCCGAAGAAGTGA
- the LOC103440979 gene encoding histone H2B.7-like — translation MAPKAEKKPAEEKKAEKAPAEKKPRAEKKLPREAAAAGDKKKKRSKKSVETYKIYIFKVLKQVHPDIGISSKAMGIMNSFINDIFEKLAQESSRLARYNKKPTITSREIQTAVRLVLPGELAKHAVSEGTKAVTKFTSS, via the coding sequence ATGGCTCCCAAGGCAGAGAAGAAGCCCGCGGAGGAGAAGAAGGCCGAGAAGGCCCCCGCCGAGAAGAAGCCCCGAGCTGAGAAGAAGCTCCCGAGGGAAGCCGCCGCAGCCGgagataagaagaagaagagatcgaAGAAGAGCGTGGAGACGTACAAGATCTACATCTTCAAGGTCCTGAAGCAGGTCCACCCCGATATCGGAATCTCCAGCAAGGCCATGGGGATCATGAACAGCTTCATCAACGACATCTTCGAGAAGCTCGCCCAGGAGTCCTCACGGCTCGCGAGGTACAACAAGAAGCCGACGATCACTTCCCGGGAGATACAGACGGCCGTGCGTCTGGTGCTGCCCGGTGAGCTTGCTAAGCACGCCGTCTCTGAGGGGACTAAGGCGGTGACCAAGTTTACTAGCTCTTAG
- the LOC139194658 gene encoding uncharacterized protein: MQMGQYQASNATTDAEMNNEEAEFANSLMQYEHHAESSYRGSGTGSSFVQRDREKCHDRMMKDYFIKRPRYSSHDFLRQFRIRKKLFESILNAVVHQDHYFVRKIDIVGRQSLSPHQKLTSAFRMLANGCSANSIDEYCQLAESTATENLKHFCKAIEVIYGATYLCKQIVKT, translated from the coding sequence ATGCAGATGGGACAATACCAAGCAAGCAATGCAACTACGGATGCAGAAATGAACAACGAAGAAGCCGAATTTGCAAACTCACTTATGCAATATGAGCACCATGCCGAATCTAGCTATCGTGGTTCTGGCACGGGGAGTTCATTTGTGCAGCGTGATAGAGAAAAGTGTCATGACCGGATGATGAAAGATTATTTCATCAAACGTCCGAGATATTCTTCTCATGATTTTTTGAGGCAATTTCGGATTAGGAAAAAGCTTTTTGAAAGCATCTTGAACGCAGTTGTCCATCAGGATCACTACTTTGTAAGGAAGATAGATATTGTAGGCCGACAAAGTCTATCACCTCATCAAAAGCTCACATCTGCATTTCGGATGCTAGCTAATGGGTGCTCTGCAAACTCAATTGACGAGTATTGCCAACTTGCGGAGAGTACTGCTACTGAGAACCTAAAGCACTTCTGTAAGGCAATTGAAGTCATATATGGAGCCACATACCTCTGCAAGCAAATCGTGAAGACTTGA
- the LOC139194659 gene encoding uncharacterized protein, whose amino-acid sequence MVSILNNPKDEKHVELFASWEVNNSKIIIRINNYVDLTIGMQLAKFSTSKEVWDHLAKLYTKANFAKRYQLEMEIHAIQQGDKSIQVFHNEMTNLWDQLALIEPKGLGNVELYCQYREEQCLVQFLMPLRDEFETLCRCILHKTPLPSVDYVLNELQVEEVRVQSHRLSSSLSNTLALAAAIRPIPRIKTSVAMDDRSYCKGKGHWKSQCPELSQKHGFPRRPPLAAAVVSSVLHITTDSESKSRKDD is encoded by the coding sequence ATGGTTTCCATTCTGAATAACCCCAAAGATGAAAAACATGTTGAATTGTTTGCTTCTTGGGAGGTGAATAATTCAAAGATTATTATTCGGATTAATAATTATGTTGATTTGACTATTGGAATGCAACTTGCTAAGTTCTCAACATCTAAGGAAGTTTGGGATCACTTAGCAAAGTTGTATACCAAGGCCAATTTTGCTAAGAGGTATCAATTAGAAATGGAGATTCATGCAATCCAGCAGGGTGATAAGAGTATTCAAGTTTTTCATAATGAAATGACCAATCTTTGGGATCAACTTGCATTGATTGAACCTAAAGGACTTGGCAATGTCGAGCTCTATTGTCAATATAGAGAAGAACAATGTCTTGTTCAGTTTCTAATGCCTCTTCGAGATGAGTTCGAGACTCTCTGTAGGTGCATCCTACATAAAACTCCTCTTCCATCCGTTGATTATGTTCTTAATGAGTTACAAGTCGAAGAAGTCCGTGTGCAGTCGCATAGGCTTTCTTCATCTTTGTCAAACACTTTAGCATTGGCTGCAGCAATTAGGCCAATACCTCGTATTAAAACTAGTGTTGCTATGGATGATCGTTCTTATTGTAAAGGGAAAGGGCATTGGAAGTCCCAATGTCCTGAGTTATCTCAAAAACATGGATTTCCACGTAGACCACCACTTGCAGCAGCAGTTGTATCTTCTGTTTTGCATATTACAACTGATTCGGAATCTAAATCTAGAAAAGATGATTAG
- the LOC103440976 gene encoding protein SENSITIVE TO PROTON RHIZOTOXICITY 2-like has product MISEAPSDYLQPMLQQQHHQGLQNYEDPHRVSSFVLEPNSPTSSSGPENHSTSLLYNLSVLKEKVHQAKSLVSVLISPDHHQSQPHESTTIAVSNVIQEILVTASSMMFTCQQMALGSATTPGNNINITTTSTTTAQGLSDHRDHNRTSQTNFGIGDSSKIDPSAFYSTHEQTIDWFSDSFNDCTTRDTSTSIVNHCSHNDRYVQGKELPVSWKNYDIIELDVSDLLAKYTHYCHVCGKGFKRDANLRMHMRAHGDQYKTSVALSNPLKKNNNNNDSAGGIDGNTESSTKLPRKYSCPQEGCKWNQKHAKFQPLKSMICVKNHYKRSHCPKMYVCKRCNRKQFSVLSDLRTHEKHCGDLRWQCSCGTTFSRKDKLMGHIALFTGHMPVMITSLTRSGKVDQQSHGSQMQLG; this is encoded by the coding sequence atgatttctgaGGCTCCATCTGATTATCTCCAACCTATGTTACAACAACAGCACCACCAAGGGTTACAAAACTATGAAGATCCTCATCGGGTTTCATCTTTTGTACTTGAACCAAACTCCCCGACATCGTCGTCGGGCCCTGAGAATCACTCAACCTCTCTCCTCTACAACCTCTCAGTTCTCAAAGAAAAGGTTCATCAAGCCAAATCACTAGTCAGCGTCCTCATCTCTCCGGACCATCATCAAAGTCAACCCCATGAATCAACCACCATCGCCGTGAGCAATGTCATACAAGAAATCTTGGTCACGGCTTCTTCGATGATGTTCACTTGTCAACAGATGGCCCTTGGTTCCGCTACTACTCCAGGTAACAACATCAACATCACTACTACTAGCACCACTACTGCTCAAGGTCTTAGTGATCATCGTGATCATAATCGCACGTCGCAAACAAACTTTGGCATCGGTGATAGCAGTAAAATTGATCCATCGGCTTTCTATTCAACTCATGAACAAACAATCGATTGGTTTAGCGATAGCTTCAATGATTGTACCACTAGAGATACGAGTACTAGTATTGTCAATCATTGTAGCCACAATGATAGGTATGTGCAAGGCAAGGAATTACCTGTTTCTTGGAAAAACTACGACATTATTGAGCTCGATGTTTCTGATTTGTTGGCTAAATACACCCATTACTGTCATGTTTGCGGCAAAGGGTTCAAGCGTGACGCGAATTTGAGAATGCACATGAGGGCTCATGGGGATCAGTACAAGACGAGCGTTGCTCTAAGCAACCCCTTGAAGAAAAATAACAACAATAACGATAGTGCAGGAGGCATAGATGGAAACACAGAGAGTTCGACGAAATTGCCAAGAAAGTATTCGTGTCCGCAAGAAGGGTGTAAATGGAATCAAAAGCATGCGAAGTTCCAGCCTTTGAAGTCTATGATTTGTGTGAAGAATCACTACAAGAGGAGCCATTGTCCCAAGATGTATGTGTGCAAGAGGTGCAACAGGAAGCAGTTCTCGGTGTTATCTGATCTACGCACCCATGAGAAGCACTGCGGCGATCTGAGATGGCAGTGTTCATGTGGTACAACATTTTCAAGGAAGGATAAGCTGATGGGGCATATCGCCTTGTTCACTGGGCATATGCCGGTTATGATAACTTCTTTGACAAGGAGTGGGAAGGTTGATCAGCAAAGCCATGGATCGCAGATGCAATTGGGATGA